Proteins encoded within one genomic window of Citricoccus muralis:
- a CDS encoding sigma-70 family RNA polymerase sigma factor, which produces MDTHETTDLTAGADGSRVDAGTESDAQRRERFERDALQYVDQLYAAGLRMTRNPSDAEDLVQEAYTKAYSSFHQYKPGTNLKAWLYRILTNTYINLYRKRQRQPQQTNTDTVEDWQMAQAAEHTSSGLRSAETEALDRLPDSDVKNALQAIPEEFRLAVYFADVEGFAYKEIAEILGVPIGTVMSRLHRGRKLLRDLLTDYATDRGIRVQGKAASTAGTRTRRGDDTGAKKA; this is translated from the coding sequence ATGGACACTCACGAGACCACTGACCTGACAGCCGGCGCCGACGGCTCACGCGTTGACGCGGGAACCGAATCGGACGCCCAGAGGCGCGAGCGCTTCGAGCGTGACGCCCTGCAGTATGTTGACCAACTCTATGCTGCGGGACTGCGGATGACGCGGAATCCCTCTGACGCCGAGGATCTGGTGCAGGAGGCGTACACGAAGGCGTACTCCTCGTTCCACCAGTACAAGCCGGGCACCAATTTGAAAGCCTGGCTGTACCGGATCCTCACGAATACCTACATCAACCTGTACCGGAAGCGTCAACGTCAGCCGCAGCAGACCAACACCGACACGGTGGAGGACTGGCAGATGGCACAGGCCGCCGAGCACACCTCTTCGGGGTTGCGGTCGGCGGAAACCGAGGCTTTGGACCGCTTGCCCGATAGTGACGTCAAGAACGCACTGCAGGCGATCCCGGAAGAATTCCGCTTGGCGGTGTATTTCGCCGATGTCGAGGGCTTCGCCTACAAGGAGATCGCGGAGATCTTGGGTGTGCCGATCGGAACGGTCATGTCGCGCTTGCACCGTGGACGCAAACTGCTGAGGGATCTACTCACGGACTACGCCACCGATCGCGGCATCCGGGTACAGGGTAAAGCAGCTAGCACGGCGGGCACGCGCACCCGCCGCGGCGACGACACCGGCGCGAAGAAGGCTTGA
- the rsrA gene encoding mycothiol system anti-sigma-R factor codes for MSETQGAAPMKDDQDCQKIGDCHDARVQRIYEYLDGALSHHDIEEVRLHLTECTDCNAEHDLECIIRSVVKRSCSEKAPDQLKTSIITRISEIRVKAGH; via the coding sequence ATGAGCGAGACACAAGGAGCAGCTCCGATGAAAGACGATCAGGACTGTCAAAAGATCGGGGACTGCCACGACGCCCGCGTCCAGCGGATCTACGAGTACCTTGACGGGGCCTTGAGCCACCACGATATCGAGGAAGTGCGTCTGCACCTGACCGAGTGCACCGACTGCAACGCCGAGCATGACCTGGAGTGCATCATCCGCTCCGTGGTGAAGCGTAGCTGCAGCGAAAAGGCCCCGGACCAGCTGAAGACCTCAATCATCACCCGCATTAGCGAGATTCGGGTCAAGGCCGGTCACTGA
- a CDS encoding 50S ribosomal protein bL37 codes for MSKRGRKRKDRRKNKANSGKRPNS; via the coding sequence ATGAGCAAGCGTGGACGCAAGCGCAAGGACCGCCGCAAGAACAAGGCGAACTCCGGGAAGCGCCCCAACTCCTGA
- a CDS encoding GDSL-type esterase/lipase family protein, with translation MEIRRIRIASIGAETLAGVGDSRALGWLGRVLARTVTPEVEIESYVLASPGDTTEALSHRWETEALSRFSAHTDNRLVVALPEHDANLEGSSARARLNLANILDRAGQQGISVLVVGPPPGLDEERNRRLDALNSAYHDVAERRDVPYVDTFTPLLGHEQWRSDLAGGQGRPGQSGYGLLAWLVLHRGWYPWLGIAEPTS, from the coding sequence GTGGAGATTCGTAGAATTCGCATCGCCTCGATCGGCGCGGAAACCCTGGCCGGCGTCGGCGATTCGCGCGCCCTGGGGTGGCTGGGACGCGTCCTGGCCCGCACCGTGACCCCAGAAGTGGAGATCGAGAGCTATGTTCTCGCTTCCCCCGGCGACACCACAGAAGCCCTCTCCCACCGGTGGGAAACCGAAGCGCTGAGCCGTTTTAGTGCCCATACCGACAATCGACTTGTGGTCGCCTTGCCCGAACACGACGCCAATCTCGAAGGTTCCTCCGCCCGGGCACGGCTCAACCTCGCGAACATCCTCGACCGCGCTGGCCAGCAGGGCATTTCCGTGTTGGTCGTGGGACCGCCTCCAGGGTTGGACGAAGAGCGCAACCGCCGTTTGGACGCCCTGAACTCGGCATACCACGACGTCGCCGAACGACGCGACGTCCCCTATGTCGACACCTTCACCCCATTGCTCGGACACGAGCAGTGGCGCAGTGACCTGGCCGGCGGCCAGGGACGTCCCGGTCAGTCCGGTTACGGGTTGCTGGCGTGGTTGGTCCTACATCGCGGCTGGTACCCGTGGTTGGGCATCGCGGAGCCGACGAGCTAA